The Podospora pseudocomata strain CBS 415.72m chromosome 1 map unlocalized CBS415.72m_1, whole genome shotgun sequence genome has a segment encoding these proteins:
- a CDS encoding uncharacterized protein (EggNog:ENOG503P2UC), translating into MSISQGMASLSRDPSRLSLHGLKGDQRSETGESFYKSDKPSGIPVATGRPGSGNPVTSRPPQGQGRQKPGTNIPHRFLTPAEWARVAHGLGAIREGETHQVVHPSSWYWPPKGLPEGLYRDIVTQRTKYFYSYHILSVLRWLLMLLQIILGAVLTALGSFQTTDGTPVTVLAAINTVDAGILALMHNSGLPDRYRLDKVEFVKVEDFLKELLDTGIVEQHQTVDDILSDCFARYQKAKSIVLANMPESYTTQAAPWIGEKAPMICPDPSAHFVMSVQPQSQPSQDKQ; encoded by the exons ATGTCCATTTCCCAAGGCAtggcctctctctccagagACCCCAGTCGCCTGAGTCTTCACGGCCTGAAAGGCGACCAGCGATCAGAGACAGGCGAGAGCTTTTACAAATCCGACAAACCCTCTGGCATCCCAGTTGCTACGGGCCGTCCTGGAAGTGGCAACCCGGTCACTTCGAGACCTCCACAGGGACAGGGACGCCAAAAGCCAGGCACAAACATTCCGCACCGCTTCTTGACTCCAGCTGAGTGGGCTCGTGTAGCTCATGGACTCGGGGCAATCAGGGAGGGAGAAACGCACCAGGTCGTCCACCCTTCTTCCTGGTATTGGCCGCCGAAGGGTCTTCCAGAAGGCCTCTACCGGGATATCGTCACCCAGCGAACCAAATACTTCTACTCTTATCACATCCTGAGCGTCCTGCGCTGGCTTCTCATGCTTCTTCAGATCATCCTTGGAGCTGTTTTGACAGCCCTTGGCTCGTTCCAGACGACCGACGGCACCCCGGTTACTGTGCtggccgccatcaacacTGTCGATGCTGGAATACTCGCTCTTATGCACAACAGTGGGTTGCCTGATCGCTATCGTTTGGACAAAGTTGAGTTCGTCAAGGTTGAAGATTTTCTCAAG GAACTCCTTGATACGGGCATTGTCGAACAACACCAGACCGTCGACGATATTCTCAGCGATTGCTTTGCACGATACCAGAAAGCCAAATCCATTGTCCTGGCTAACATGCCCGAGTCCTACACGACCCAAGCAGCACCATGGATTGGAGAAAAAGCGCCGATGATATGTCCTGATCCGTCCGCCCATTTTGTCATGTCGGTTCAACCACAGTCGCAACCGAGCCAGGACAAGCAGTAG
- a CDS encoding uncharacterized protein (EggNog:ENOG503P558), producing MLAKSITALAALAFAVNVAAEQPYKPQLVKMSTRSLFSIGRRQDAPGYQPEQAVCGEGNTCEEACGAGYTTCASTDNQVHCFNAQAAQTCCPDQSGNSCDAGYYCTADKAGETWCCPNSMDLEACAAAFEVTGGLVSQTPPATSTSTTSSEVISTAPTTTSTSASSSIVFGGKNSTSAAITITSSGLASASASATGGASNSTVSLGTSPSPSAPAPSVSNIAEGAAGTFAAPVSALLLIAGVVALL from the exons ATGCTCGCCAAATCCATCACCGCTCTGGCGGCTCTCGCCTTCGCCGTCAATGTCGCTGCCGAGCAACCCTACAAGCCTCAGCTCGTGAAGATGTCGACCCGCTCCCTGTTCTCCATCGGTCGCCGTCAAGATGCCCCCGGGTACCAGCCAGAGCAGGCCGTGTGTGGAGAGGGAAACACTTGCGAGGAGGCTTGCGGTGCCGGCTACACAACTTGCGCTTCCACCGACAACCAGGTGCACTGCTTCAACGCTCAAGCGGCTCAGACGTGCTGCCCCGATCAGTCTGGCA ACTCCTGCGACGCTGGCTACTACTGCACAGCCGACAAGGCCGGTGAGACGTGGTGCTGCCCCAACTCTATGGACCTTGAGGCCTGCGCTGCTGCATTCGAGGTGACTGGTGGTCTCGTCTCTCAGACCCCTCCTGCCACTTCGACCTCTACCACCAGCTCCGAGGTCATCTCCACCGCTCCCACAACTACCAGTACCAGTGCCAGCAGCTCGATCGTCTTTGGTGGTAAGAACTCTACTTCGgctgccatcaccatcaccagctctGGTCTTGCCTCGGCTTCCGCCTCTGCTACCGGTGGCGCGTCTAACAGCACCGTCTCCCTTGgcacctctccctcgccctccgcaCCTGCTCCTTCCGTCTCCAACATCGCTGAGGGTGCCGCTGGTACCTTCGCCGCTCCTGTCAGCGCCCTGCTCCTCATTGCCGGTGTTGTCGCTCTTCTCTAA
- a CDS encoding uncharacterized protein (EggNog:ENOG503PB8H; COG:S) has translation MTSANSTSATTILCTCKQTRFHISDRPNYRELDISGLNITIVPDTSSLSSTTTKKGKGKAGAEGTEILSNADLKLKAGARYALVGRNGAGKSTLLRAISEKLIPGIPEEVRVGILQQTGIPDDADDDEWKDGGPETVGQTVLEQVVDRATAKGEVEKDIKQLTKGVNDPDPYGTLRAVRKLKYERMQKKLFVLDKDASLRSGARGLQARKALVEFEKEVEKAEKMNDQPEEEISAEILQAEIQEAADMLAELELQVEPTRLADIESQAKKILTGLGFTDAYMARPANTLSGGWQMRSNLAVALLQETDILILDEPTNFLDLLGIIWLQKYLEGLEDIHPTPPTLILVSHDRDFTSTVCTDLMILKDRGLAYFHGDLPTYEAAQAERKLYLTKMKDAQDKQKAHIQDSIQKNMAAGRKNDDQNKLRQAKSRQKKLDDRWGMQVNAKGHKFKLNRDMAGYHESAREAIDIPKDDKSVSISLPLPPDLRFPGPLISLENVSFRYKIKGRPAHLVVPTLQDITLSVSMGDRIGIVGLNGAGKSTLIRLLVSDPTSSTSGSMSGAIQKHPRLKLGYYSQHAVTSLLSLGRATPSLTALSLLMSETAGVMEEPDVRGLLGSLGLPGRLASNVPLTKLSGGQLVRCELARLLWSHPHCLVLDEPTTHLDYETVTALREALRYWPGAVVLVSHDRWFVKGAVENRKDEDVDSDGEANDDEEDEEEQKRRRLVYKLVAGKEGGKMTLLDKGGVSQFEEGVEKKVRKMMAT, from the exons ATGACGTCCGCCAACTCCACTTCCGCAACCACTATTCTTTGCACATGCAAACAAACCCGCTTTCACATCTCTGATCGTCCCAACTACCGCGAG CTTGACATCTCAGgcctcaacatcaccatcgtGCCCGAtacctcttccctctcttcaacaactACAAAGAAAGGGAAGGGTAAGGCTGGAGCAGAGGGTACCGAGATCCTGAGCAATGCCGACCTAAAGCTCAAGGCGGGCGCACGATACGCTCTTGTCGGCCGCAACGGGGCTGGCAAATCCACTTTGCTGAGGGCCATCAGCGAGAAGCTTATCCCCGGAATACCGGAGGAGGTCAGAGTGGGAATACTCCAACAGACTGGTATACCTGACGACGCAGACGACGATGAGTGGAAGGATGGAGGGCCCGAAACAGTAGGGCAGACAGTACTGGAGCAGGTGGTAGACCGAGCTACTGCCAAGggtgaggtggagaaggacaTCAAACAATTGACGAAAGGAGTCAACGATCCTGACCCATATGGGACTCTGAGAGCTGTGCGGAAGTTGAAGTACGAGAGAATGCAAAAGAAGCTGTTTGTCTTGGACAAGGACGCCAGTCTAAGGAGCGGAGCGAGGGGGTTACAGGCCAGAAAGGCGTTGGTGGAatttgagaaggaggttgaaAAAGCTGAAAAGAT GAATGATCAGCCAGAGGAGGAAATCTCGGCCGAGATACTGCAAGCAGAGATCCAAGAGGCGGCAGATATGCTTGCAGAGCTGGAACTACAAGTCGAACCAACTCGGTTGGCTGACATTGAGTCCCAGGCAAAGAAAATCTTGACCGGCCTAGGGTTTACGGATGCTTACATGGCCAGGCCCGCAAACACCCTCTCAGGAGGATGGCAGATGCGGAGTAACCTTGCCGTGGCTCTGCTTCAGGAGACAGATATCCTGATTCTGGACGAGCCGACCAATTTTCTCGACCTTCTCGGTATCATCTGGCTTCAGAAGTACCtggaggggctggaggaCATTCACCCTACACCTCCCACTCTAATCTTGGTGTCCCACGATCGCGACTTCACCTCCACGGTGTGCACTGATCTGATGATACTCAAAGACAGGGGCCTCGCCTACTTCCACGGCGACCTGCCAACCTACGAGGCTGCCCAGGCCGAGCGCAAGCTCTACCTCACCAAGATgaaagacgcccaagacaaGCAGAAAGCCCACATTCAAGACTCCATCCAAAAGAATATGGCTGCGGGCCGGAAGAACGACGACCAGAACAAGCTCCGCCAGGCCAAGTCCCGTCAAAAGAAGCTCGACGACCGTTGGGGCATGCAAGTTAACGCAAAGGGCCACAAATTCAAGCTCAACCGTGACATGGCTGGCTATCACGAATCGGCAAGAGAGGCAATTGACATCCCTAAAGATGACAAGTCTGTGTCTATCTCCTTGCCTCTTCCGCCAGACCTCCGCTTCCCCGGCCCGTTGATATCACTTGAGAATGTCAGCTTCCGCTACAAGATCAAAGGCAGGCCGGCTCACCTGGTTGTACCGACGCTCCAAGACATCACCCTGTCTGTCTCCATGGGCGACCGCATTGGAATTGTCGGTCTCAACGGTGCTGGCAAGTCGACACTCATCCGGCTACTAGTCTCGGATCCTACCTCATCGACTTCTGGATCGATGTCCGGTGCAATTCAGAAACACCCGCGGCTCAAGCTAGGGTATTATTCCCAGCATGCAGTCACCAGCCTGCTATCTCTTGGCCGGGCAACACCATCTCTCaccgctctctctcttttaATGTCCGAAACTGCTGGAGTGATGGAAGAACCAGACGTGCGGGGACTGCTAGGATCTCTCGGTCTCCCAGGCCGTCTGGCATCTAATGTGCCGCTGACAAAACTTTCCGGTGGCCAGCTCGTCCGTTGCGAATTGGCCAGGTTGCTCTGGAGTCACCCACACTGCCTGGTGCTGGATGAACCGACTACTCATCTTGACTACGAAACTGTCACGGCCCTGCGGGAAGCGCTGAGATACTGGCCCGGCGCTGTTGTCTTGGTGTCCCACGACCGTTGGTTCGTCAAGGGTGCTGTGGAGAATCggaaggatgaggatgtggaCAGTGATGGTGAAGCcaacgatgatgaggaagacgaggaggagcaaaaaAGGAGGAGACTGGTGTATAAGCTCGTTgctgggaaggaagggggcaAGATGACGTTGCTTGATAAGGGTGGTGTCAGCCAGTTTGAAGAGGgagtggagaagaaggtgaggaagatgatggccaCCTAG
- the GCN5_2 gene encoding histone acetyltransferase (EggNog:ENOG503NVPK; COG:B; COG:K) has protein sequence MQATYLPTPRHSFPSSEQFQKKLSAPTISLLATGHLTPTSNTHNDYNFRNYMAPVSNKRTKKMSNGKRDDSQEPLAARFAKRIKLSHDVPVTSSSVKLPAASLRIPFPEKPAVIEERNGEIEFRVVNNDGSREHMIILTGLKCLFQKQLPKMPKDYIARLVYDRAHLSLAIIKRPLEVIGGITFREFRQRKFAEIVFCAVSSDQQVKGYGAHLMAHLKDYVKATSPVMHFLTYADNYATGYFQKQGFSKEITLDKAIWMGYIKDYEGGTLMLCSLVPRIRYLESGRMLLKQKETVQAKIRSLSKSHVVHQPPAQWIVQSNSGAALTPIDPLSIPAIRATGWSPDMDALARLPRRGPHFKEIRRFLYQIQNHKQAWPFLAPVNRDEVPDYYKIIANPMDLSTIEERLEHDAYATPKDFIADMKLIFSNCRKYNDATTVYAKCAAKLEKYMWGLVKEIPEWYELLEGQ, from the exons ATGCAGGCAACCTACCTACCGACTCCGAGGCATTCTTTCCCATCTAGTGAGCAATTTCAAAAGAAGCTGTCGGCACCGACGATAAGTTTGTTAGCGACTGGTCACCTtaccccaacctccaacac ccacaaCGACTACAATTTCCGCAATTACATGGCACCCGTTTCAAACAAGAGAACCAAAAAGATGAGCAATGGAAAGCGCGATGACTCCCAAGAACCGCTTGCGGCTCGGTTCGCCAAAAGAATAAAGCTCTCACACGATGTGCCAGTGACGAGTTCTTCGGTCAAACTCCCAGCTGCCTCTTTGAGGATTCCTTTCCCCGAAAAG CCTGCAGTTATTGAGGAACGAAACGGTGAAATCGAATTCCGCGTGGTCAACAATGACGGCAGCCGAGAGCACATGATCATATTGACAGGCCTCAAGTGCCTGTTTCAAAAGCAACTTCCAAAAATGCCCAAGGACTACATTGCCCGCCTCGTCTACGATCGCGCCCATCTGTCgctcgccatcatcaagagACCGTTGGAGGTCATAGGCGGGATAACCTTTCGAGAGTTCCGCCAGCGGAAGTTTGCCGAGATTGTGTTTTGTGCCGTGTCGTCCGACCAGCAGGTTAAAGGATATGGAGCCCACCTCATGGCCCATCTCAAGGACTACGTCAAGGCAACCTCGCCAGTGATGCATTTCCTCACATACGCGGACAATTACGCGACAGGTTACTTTCAAAAGCAGGGCTTTTCTAAGGAGATCACCCTCGATAAGGCCATATGGATGGGTTACATCAAGGACTACGAGGGAGGGACGCTAATGCTCTGCTCGTTGGTCCCTCGAATTCGATATCTGGAGTCCGGTCGTATGCTTCTGAAACAAAAAGAGACCGTGCAGGCCAAGATTAGGTCTCTGAGCAAAAGCCATGTCGTCCATCAGCCGCCTGCTCAATGGATCGTTCAGAGCAACAGCGGCGCCGCTCTCACCCCCATCGATCCTCTCTCCATCCCGGCCATTCGAGCCACAGGCTGGTCCCCAGACATGGATGCCTTGGCCCGTCTCCCTCGTCGCGGACCTCACTTCAAGGAGATAAGACGCTTCCTGTACCAGATCCAAAACCACAAGCAGGCGTGGCCTTTTCTGGCCCCCGTTAATAGAGATGAAGTTCCGGACTATTATAAGATTATAGCCAACCCGATGGATCTCTCTACGATAGAGGAGAGACTGGAACACGATGCATACGCGACACCTAAGGATTTCATTGCGGATATGAAGTTGATTTTCAGCAACTGTCGTAAGTACAATGATGCCACGACGGTGTATGCCAAGTGTGCGGCGAAGTTGGAGAAGTACATGTGGGGTCTGGTGAAGGAGATCCCGGAGTGGTATGAGCTGCTTGAGGGCCAATGA
- a CDS encoding uncharacterized protein (COG:E; EggNog:ENOG503NVCK), translated as MSFLCRLMPRAFRRRTGSKMTAVHMPRNAATATQTTTAATSTPANIINSDDLSQLNHDQIVFILPATRTKVPSGDGYLIYSLIEASPETIKIDNSDGVDEKQQPFKLEVTHVSQLPKDPDLAQLLLPQHPTDGEGSQLPPPHLRSDTHIIVSTRSGIRLAVPFYEVVLRPLLDALGLEDGPKSERGYRYEVTITENEHTIRDFASTHLTKDRARKRTIVLLSGDGGVVDLLNGIGEAQEHHDTNEVPTVGILPLGTGNALFHSLHKLEYGRYPEGKGPSSLVLGLRTLFTGRPERLPTFRAEFSRGAKLIGAPKPIVKDGEVEDEVGKGLKEVDHLVGAIVASYGFHASLVWESDTPAYRVHGDKRFGMAAGELLKESHAYDADVEVRLKGQEEFKPLVRRGKGEEGVKYDYVLATMVSNLEKTFTVSPDSKPFEGQLRLVHFGDVGGEKTMEIMQAAYRGGEHIKMEEVGYEEVEAVKVVIKEEDPRWRKVCIDGTIVEVEKGGWMKVRRERGERLKVLVA; from the coding sequence ATGTCGTTCCTTTGCAGGCTCATGCCCCGAGCCTTCAGAAGGCGCACAGGCTCCAAAATGACTGCCGTTCACATGCCGAGAAATGCTGCCACAGCGACCCAGacgacaacagcagccacatcaacaccagccaacatcatcaacagcgaTGATCTCAGCCAACTCAACCATGATCAAATTGTGTTCATTCTGCCTGCCACCAGAACAAAAGTCCCCAGTGGCGACGGTTATTTGATCTACAGCCTCATCGAGGCGTCGCCTGAAACCATCAAAATCGACAATAGTGATGGTGTGGATGAAAAGCAACAGCCCTTCAAGCTCGAGGTAACACACGTCTCGCAACTACCGAAGGATCCGGACCTCGCCCAGCTCTTACTACCACAACACCCGACAGACGGGGAAGGATCCCAGCTCCCGCCGCCACATCTCCGATCGGACACCCACATCATCGTTAGTACCAGATCTGGCATCCGACTGGCTGTTCCCTTTTACGAGGTGGTGCTGAGGCCGTTGTTGGATGCGCTCGGACTTGAGGATGGCCCAAAGTCCGAGCGGGGTTATCGATATGAGGTGACCATCACGGAAAACGAGCACACAATTCGGGATTTTGCCTCGACACATCTCACCAAGGATAGGGCGAGAAAGAGGACGATTGTGCTGCTGagtggggatggaggggtggtggacttGCTGAATGGGATTGGGGAGGCGCAGGAGCATCATGATACCAATGAGGTGCCCACTGTTGGGATTTTGCCGTTGGGCACGGGGAATGCGCTTTTTCACAGCTTGCACAAGCTTGAATATGGGAGGTATCCAGAGGGGAAGGGGCCAAGCTCGTTGGTTTTGGGGCTGAGGACTTTGTTTACGGGGCGGCCGGAGAGGTTGCCGACTTTTAGGGCCGAGTTTTCTAGGGGGGCGAAGTTGATCGGGGCGCCCAAGCCGATTGTGAaggacggggaggtggaggatgaggttgggaaagggttgaaggaggtggatcATCTTGTGGGCGCGATTGTGGCTTCTTATGGGTTTCATGCAAGTTTGGTTTGGGAGAGTGATACACCTGCATATAGGGTTCATGGGGATAAGAGGTTCgggatggcggcgggggagttGTTGAAGGAGTCGCATGCCTATGATGCTGATGTCGAAGTGCGGCTGAAGGGTCAGGAGGAATTCAAgccgttggtgaggagggggaagggtgaggaaggtgtaAAATATGACTATGTGCTGGCAACCATGGTGTCAAACTTGGAGAAAACGTTTACGGTCAGTCCGGATAGCAAGCCGTTCGAGGGACAGCTGAGGTTGGTGCATTTTGGGGATGTGGGCGGGGAGAAGACGATGGAGATTATGCAGGCGGCATacaggggaggggagcacATCAAGATGGAGGAAGTTGGGTatgaggaggtcgaggctgTAAAGGTAGTTATCAAAGAGGAAGATCCTAGGTGGCGGAAGGTGTGCATCGATGGCACTATTGTagaggttgagaaggggggcTGGATGAAGGTtagaagggagaggggggagagacTGAAGGTTTTAGTTGCATAA
- a CDS encoding uncharacterized protein (COG:P; EggNog:ENOG503NU51), whose amino-acid sequence MVSAVVYPLSGTADLSRIEAPVTFKAYLLCGFAAFGGIFFGYDTGWMSGVLGMPYFITLYTGLQYNYETGEPVDVPKTEFGLPSSQKSLMTSILSCGTFFGALIAGDVADFLGRRPTIIIGCLVFCVGCILEIISTNQEVLFVMGRLVSGVGVGFISAVIILYMAEVAPRKVRGALVSGYQFCITLGILLANCVTYASSNRNDTGSYRIPVGVQFLWAIILGIGLFILPESPRYYVMKGKIDLAARSLSQVRGQPLDSDYIKDELAEIVANHEYEMQIIPQTSYIGSWIACFQGSLRKGNSNLRRTLLGSGMQMMQQLTGINFIFYFGTTFFQQLGTIQNPFFISLVTTLVNVLSTPISFIAVEKLGRRVLLNWGGVGMVITQFIVAIVGVTEGRPEAQNDAAVKVMIAFICIYIFCFASTWGPVGWVIIGECFPLPIRSRGVGISTACNWFWNCIIAVITPYMVGNTPGSANLGPRVFFIWGSLCIGSTLFAYFLVPEMKGLTLEQIDTMMEETTPRKSRSWKPTSTFAAQMGRVRDEKGSANQQEFAPESEP is encoded by the exons ATGGTGAGCGCGGTGGTATACCCGCTTTCGGGTACGGCCGATTTGTCCAGGATCGAAGCTCCAGTGACCTTCAAGGCCTATCTACTCTGCGGCTTCGCAGCGTTTGGTGGTATCT TCTTTGGATATGACACCGGATGGATGTCGGGTGTGTTGGGGATGCCTTACTTCATTACTCTATACACAGGATTGCAGTATAACTACGAAACCGGAGAACCAGTAGATGTCCCCAAAACCGAGTTCGGTCTTCCTTCCTCTCAAAAGTCTCTCATGACATCGATCCTCTCCTGCGGTACCTTCTTTGGAGCTCTTATTGCCGGTGATGTCGCCGATTTCCTCGGCCGCCGTCCTACTATCATCATCGGGTGTCTCGTCTTCTGCGTCGGATGCATTCTCGAAATCATCTCGACCAACCAGGAAGTGCTATTTGTCATGGGCCGTTTGGTATCAGGTGTGGGAGTCGGTTTCATTTCCGCCGTTATTATCCTGTACATGGCCGAGGTTGCGCCTAGGAAGGTTCGTGGTGCTCTTGTGTCAGGGTATCAGTTCTGTATTACGCTTGGTATTCTACTCGCCAACTGCGTGACATACGCCAGCTCGAACCGAAACGACACCGGTTCCTATCGCATTCCAGTCGGCGTCCAGTTCCTATGGGCCATCATTCTAGGCATCGGCCTCTTTATCTTGC CCGAGTCCCCCCGTTACTATGTCATGAAGGGCAAAATCGATCTTGCCGCCAGGTCTCTCTCGCAAGTTCGTGGTCAGCCACTGGACTCGGATTACATCAAGGATGAGTTGGCGGAAATTGTCGCAAACCACGAGTATGAGATGCAGATTATTCCCCAGACTAGTTACATCGGCTCGTGGATTGCTTGCTTTCAGGGTTCACTGCGCAAaggcaacagcaacctcagACGTACCCTTCTTGGTTCTGGCATGCAAATGATGCAGCAGCTCACCG GTATCAACTTCATCTTCTACTTCGGCACCACCTTCTTCCAGCAGCTTGGCACGATCCAAAACCCATTCTTCATTTCCCTTGTCACTACTCTCGTCAACGTTCTGTCCACGCCGATTTCCTTCATTGCTGTCGAGAAACTAGGCCGTCGTGTTCTTCTTAActgggggggtgttggcatGGTCATCACACAGTTCATTGTCGCCATCGTTGGTGTAACCGAAGGCCGCCCGGAGGCCCAAAACGACGCTGCTGTCAAGGTCATGATCGCCTTCATTTGCATCTACATCTTCTGTTTCGCTTCCACCTGGGGTCCGGTCGGCTGGGTCATCATCGGCGAGTGCTTCCCGCTGCCCATCCGTTCTCGTGGTGTTGGTATCTCGACAGCCTGCAACTGGTTCTGGAACTGTATCATTGCCGTTATCACCCCTTACATGGTGGGTAACACACCCGGCTCGGCCAACTTGGGCCCCAGGGTGTTCTTCATCTGGGGGTCTCTCTGCATCGGCTCGACACTTTTTGCGTACTTCTTGGTTCCTGAAATGAAGGGTCTGACACTCGAACAAATCGACacgatgatggaggagactACACCAAGGaagtcgagaagctggaagCCGACGTCCACTTTTGCCGCGCAGATGGGACGTGTCAGGGACGAGAAGGGCAGTGCGAACCAGCAGGAGTTTGCTCCCGAGTCGGAGCCGTGA
- the TRM1 gene encoding RNA methyltransferase tRNA(m5U54)methyltransferase (BUSCO:EOG09261H5E; EggNog:ENOG503NUG5; COG:J), whose product MRLSLFSASYRSIVGNFYRPRRSYYLPHVSAFPLFKRTHSVLCAMSDDELPGLDATPANGQRIKHDNVIYTTVKEGLAHILVPEQKDAKDGQEVQQVFYNPIQQFNRDLTVLAMKAYGKEKVKQKKVASEARSGKFAEKKRKRKEQTQSERPAKSPKLGDDAGAEEAVGESAVAPADTEMPDAKEPEPAIPEQDQELGAQPSNAADAAKEKKSSGVEFTILDALSASGLRALRYAHEIPFLTKVTSNDLLKVATESIQRNAIHNGLADKISVSHDDALAHMYSVVVDELRKRSGRAGKAIIASNKYDVIDLDPYGSAAPFLDAAVQAIRDDGGLLCVTCTDSGVWASNGYPEKCYALYGGVPVKGWYSHEVGLRIVLHSIETAAAKYGLAIEPLLSLSVDYYMRVFVRVTRSPAMVKFQGGKNMVVYSCGGGCGSWTTQLLMKNKPAPNKKGSGIFYKHGFTKAPTAPPLCDHCGSVTHLAGPMYAGRIHDPEFIQKVIDEANEASPEIYGTLPRVKGMLYTALEEFLPTPQEVEAQKDSGKLGKVVKKKVTEAELAAIDPYPFYFYPAQVAGLMNCQSPPEAHLKGALKGLGYRVTRSHCKAGSIKTDAPWSVIFHVFREWVRQKAPVKEANIKEGSLAWRLLRLGEKQETTEGAPTEPTKVDEAVSKITEVVFDEELGREENKQKLVRYQMNPKENWGPMSRATGK is encoded by the coding sequence ATGCGCCTGAGCCTGTTCTCGGCCTCCTATCGATCCATAGTCGGCAATTTCTACCGACCACGACGATCATACTACCTGCCTCACGTCTCGGCCTTCCCCCTGTTTAAACGCACCCACAGCGTTCTTTGCGCCATGTCCGACGACGAGCTTCCGGGCCTCGATGCCACGCCGGCCAACGGTCAGAGAATCAAGCACGACAACGTGATCTATACCACAGTGAAGGAAGGGCTCGCGCATATTCTCGTCCCCGAACAGAAAGATGCCAAGGATGGCCAGGAGGTGCAACAGGTCTTTTACAACCCAATCCAGCAATTCAACCGAGACTTGACAGTTCTGGCGATGAAGGCAtatggaaaggaaaaggtGAAGCAGAAGAAAGTCGCGAGCGAAGCAAGGAGTGGCAAGtttgccgagaagaagagaaaacgAAAGGAGCAGACGCAGAGCGAACGGCCTGCAAAGTCTCCTAAActcggtgatgatgctggcgccgaggaggctgtCGGCGAGTCTGCAGTTGCGCCAGCGGACACTGAGATGCCGGATGCGAAGGAGCCGGAGCCCGCAATCCCCGAACAAGATCAGGAACTGGGGGCTCAGCCAAGCaatgctgctgatgctgcgaaagagaagaagagctcTGGCGTGGAATTCACAATATTGGACGCTTTGTCTGCCAGCGGCCTTCGTGCTTTGCGCTATGCCCACGAAATCCCATTTCTCACCAAAGTAACCTCGAATGATCTCTTGAAGGTGGCCACCGAGTCAATCCAGCGCAATGCCATCCACAATGGCTTGGCTGACAAGATCAGTGTTTCCCACGACGATGCCCTTGCTCATATGTACTCGGTGGTTGTCGACGAGCTTCGCAAGCGCAGTGGGCGTGCTGGGAAGGCGATTATTGCCAGCAACAAGTACGACGTTATCGATCTTGACCCTTATGGAAGCGCTGCTCCGTTCCTTGATGCCGCTGTTCAAGCTATCAGGGACGATGGTGGGCTGCTTTGCGTCACCTGCACAGATTCTGGCGTTTGGGCCTCCAATGGCTATCCTGAAAAATGCTACGCGTTATACGGCGGTGTTCCGGTGAAGGGTTGGTACAGTCATGAGGTTGGGCTTCGTATTGTCCTGCATTCTATCGAGACCGCCGCAGCCAAGTACGGCCTCGCAATCGAGCCGCTCCTCTCACTATCAGTCGACTACTACATGAGAGTGTTTGTTCGCGTGACTAGGTCGCCAGCTATGGTCAAGTTTCAGGGGGGCAAGAATATGGTGGTTTAtagttgtggtggaggatgcggtTCCTGGACCACCCAGCTTCTCATGAAGAATAAGCCAGCACCAAACAAGAAGGGAAGCGGCATTTTCTACAAGCACGGGTTTACGAAAGCGCCCACAGCGCCACCCCTTTGCGATCACTGTGGCTCGGTTACCCATCTTGCAGGGCCGATGTATGCAGGCCGGATCCATGACCCTGAGTTCATTCAAAAGGTCATTGAcgaggccaacgaggccTCACCCGAAATTTATGGAACACTCCCTAGAGTGAAGGGTATGCTGTACACAGCACTCGAGGAGTTCTTGCCGACTCCCCAAGAAGTCGAAGCTCAAAAGGACAGCGGCAAATTGGGCAaggtggtcaagaagaaggttaCGGAAGCTGAGCTGGCTGCCATTGACCCTTATCCTTTCTACTTCTACCCTGCGCAGGTGGCAGGCCTCATGAACTGCCAAAGCCCCCCAGAAGCACATTTGAAGGGCGCTCTCAAAGGTCTCGGGTATCGCGTTACTCGAAGCCATTGCAAGGCTGGCAGCATCAAGACCGATGCGCCATGGTCAGTCATCTTCCACGTCTTTCGAGAATGGGTCCGTCAAAAGGCACCTGTCAAGGAAGCCAATATCAAGGAGGGAAGTCTTGCCTGGAGACTTTTGCGCTTGggggagaagcaggagaCAACCGAAGGGGCTCCCACGGAACCAACGAAAGTGGACGAGGCGGTTTCCAAGATCACCGAGGTGGTCTTCGATGAGGAACTGGGCCGCGAGGAGAATAAGCAGAAGCTTGTGCGATACCAAATGAATCCGAAGGAGAACTGGGGCCCGATGAGCCGAGCCACTGGAAAGTGA